A portion of the Leptospirillum ferriphilum genome contains these proteins:
- the rpsK gene encoding 30S ribosomal protein S11: MGTKKVAKKKDKKNVPVGIVHIHASFNNTIISFADPNGDVVSWSSAGAQGFKGSRKSTPFAAQKAAEVAAKKAVDSGMKTCDVYVKGPGAGRESAIRALQTFGLKINLIKDVTPIPHNGCRPPKRRRV, encoded by the coding sequence ATGGGGACGAAGAAGGTAGCAAAGAAAAAAGATAAAAAAAACGTACCAGTTGGTATTGTTCACATTCATGCTTCTTTTAATAATACAATTATTTCCTTTGCCGATCCCAACGGGGATGTCGTTTCTTGGTCAAGTGCTGGGGCCCAGGGATTTAAGGGGTCAAGAAAAAGTACTCCATTTGCAGCACAGAAAGCAGCAGAAGTAGCAGCTAAAAAGGCTGTAGACTCCGGAATGAAGACTTGTGATGTTTATGTAAAAGGTCCAGGAGCTGGAAGAGAGTCTGCGATTAGAGCTCTGCAAACATTTGGGCTGAAAATTAATCTTATCAAGGATGTAACCCCTATCCCGCATAATGGGTGTCGTCCTCCAAAACGTAGACGCGTTTAA
- the rpsM gene encoding 30S ribosomal protein S13, with protein sequence MARIVGIDLPRNKRVEIALTYIYGIGRSTSLSILKTTLIDPNRRVKDLTDEEIASLRELIEKTYLVEGDLRRQVTQNIKRKMDIGCYVGLRHRKGLPVRGQRTKTNARTRKGPKKGIGGKKKTG encoded by the coding sequence TTGGCCCGTATTGTTGGAATAGACCTGCCAAGGAATAAAAGGGTAGAGATAGCGTTAACTTATATTTATGGCATTGGTCGTTCAACTTCATTATCAATTCTTAAAACAACTCTGATTGATCCCAATCGAAGAGTAAAAGACTTGACCGATGAAGAAATTGCAAGTTTAAGAGAGTTGATAGAAAAAACATATTTGGTTGAAGGCGACTTAAGACGACAAGTTACACAAAATATTAAACGCAAAATGGACATTGGCTGTTATGTTGGGTTAAGGCATAGGAAAGGCCTTCCTGTCCGTGGACAAAGAACTAAAACCAACGCTAGAACAAGAAAAGGTCCGAAAAAAGGAATTGGCGGAAAGAAAAAAACCGGTTAA
- the rpmJ gene encoding 50S ribosomal protein L36, which produces MKVRASVKPICSKCKIIRRKGILRVKCENPRHKQRQG; this is translated from the coding sequence ATGAAGGTTAGGGCTTCTGTTAAACCGATTTGTTCTAAATGCAAGATTATTCGGCGAAAGGGAATTTTACGCGTTAAGTGTGAAAACCCACGTCACAAACAAAGACAAGGATAA
- the infA gene encoding translation initiation factor IF-1 encodes MPKEDIIEVQGTVLETLPNAMFRVELDNGHKVLAHISGKMRMHYIKILPGDKVTLELSPYDLTRGRITYRFK; translated from the coding sequence TTGCCAAAGGAAGATATTATTGAAGTACAAGGGACAGTTTTGGAAACTCTTCCGAATGCAATGTTCAGGGTTGAGCTCGATAACGGACATAAAGTTCTTGCTCATATATCTGGCAAGATGAGGATGCATTATATAAAGATTCTTCCTGGTGATAAGGTGACGTTGGAATTGTCTCCGTATGACCTGACTCGAGGTCGAATAACTTACCGTTTTAAATAG
- the map gene encoding type I methionyl aminopeptidase — translation MVYLKNTDEIEKIRKASVAVANGLVKLKAAVRPGLSLKELDRIAEDHALQQKGIPAFKGYRSYPASLCVSVNHVVVHGIPNDYLLQEGDIVGIDYGIVLDGYYGDSAITVPVGKVSDKANQLMSVTRDSLMKGIAQARPGNRMGDISYAIQFYAESHGFSVVRNFVGHGIGKRLHEEPQVPNFGPKGKGLKLEVGMVLAIEPMINEGTFETEILSDGWTAVTKDRKLSAHFEHTIAITKEGPIILSTPDIAA, via the coding sequence ATGGTTTATTTAAAAAATACAGATGAAATAGAGAAAATTCGTAAGGCATCTGTAGCAGTGGCTAATGGGCTTGTAAAACTCAAAGCAGCAGTCCGACCAGGATTATCATTAAAAGAGCTTGATCGAATAGCTGAAGACCATGCTTTACAACAGAAAGGTATTCCAGCCTTTAAAGGGTATCGTTCATACCCTGCGTCTTTATGTGTTTCCGTGAATCATGTGGTTGTTCATGGGATTCCAAATGATTATTTGTTGCAGGAAGGTGATATTGTCGGGATTGATTATGGAATAGTCCTCGATGGATATTACGGAGATTCGGCAATTACTGTGCCTGTTGGAAAAGTTTCAGACAAAGCGAATCAATTGATGTCTGTAACTCGGGATTCGTTGATGAAAGGTATTGCCCAGGCTCGCCCAGGTAACCGGATGGGTGATATCTCTTACGCTATTCAGTTTTATGCAGAATCGCATGGCTTTTCAGTCGTTCGCAACTTTGTTGGACATGGAATTGGCAAACGACTTCATGAAGAGCCTCAAGTTCCAAATTTTGGCCCAAAAGGGAAAGGCCTTAAGCTGGAAGTTGGTATGGTCCTTGCCATTGAACCAATGATCAACGAAGGAACTTTCGAAACCGAAATTTTGTCAGATGGATGGACTGCAGTTACAAAAGACCGAAAACTTTCCGCTCATTTTGAGCATACTATTGCAATTACGAAAGAAGGTCCAATAATTCTTTCTACCCCTGATATAGCTGCCTAG
- a CDS encoding adenylate kinase produces the protein MFKSVVVFIGPPGVGKGTQASLLADSFSIPKFATGDLLREALKNKTPLGVEAKNYMDSGKLVPDQLVLNLIKGKISALDKETGFILDGFPRTLSQAQGLDEILLTLCHNVSLAIEFSMDEEERIARLTGRRLCPNCQRTYHILFAPPKKDSLCDYCSVQLVQRADDNEEVIRKRSAVYWETTEPLLNYYRQKNILKVVDASSSIENVFSRIKHIFQELN, from the coding sequence ATGTTCAAATCAGTAGTAGTTTTTATTGGTCCTCCGGGTGTGGGTAAGGGTACGCAAGCATCATTGCTTGCAGATAGTTTTTCGATTCCGAAGTTTGCAACAGGTGATTTGTTAAGAGAGGCTTTAAAGAATAAGACTCCTCTTGGGGTCGAGGCAAAAAATTATATGGATTCAGGAAAGTTAGTCCCTGACCAGCTGGTTTTAAACTTGATCAAGGGAAAAATTTCAGCTCTAGATAAAGAAACAGGCTTTATTCTCGATGGTTTCCCTCGGACATTAAGTCAAGCACAAGGTCTTGATGAAATTTTATTAACGTTATGTCATAATGTTAGTTTGGCAATTGAGTTTTCTATGGATGAAGAGGAAAGAATCGCTAGGCTTACAGGGAGGAGGTTATGTCCTAATTGTCAAAGGACATATCATATTTTATTTGCCCCTCCCAAAAAAGATTCATTGTGTGATTATTGTTCTGTTCAACTTGTCCAACGGGCGGACGACAACGAAGAAGTTATTCGTAAACGATCCGCTGTGTATTGGGAGACAACTGAGCCTCTTTTAAACTATTATCGGCAAAAAAACATTCTTAAGGTAGTTGATGCCAGTTCCTCGATTGAGAATGTTTTTTCCCGGATAAAACATATCTTTCAAGAGTTAAATTAG
- the secY gene encoding preprotein translocase subunit SecY yields MLARILHTFENIGKISELRQRILFTIGMLAVYRIGAYIPTPGVNGNALSQFLHQNGGALIGFFDMFSGGALSRLTIFALGIMPYISASIILQLLTVVHPTLQAMAKEGERGRKIITRYTRYLTVVIALVQSFGIALGLEGMNNGQFVPHPGWSFRFIVVITLTAATTFVMWIGEQITERGVGNGISLIIFSGIIARLPAAIINTYKLYNQGEISGFLILALIVMVFLIVSSIVFIETARRKIPIQYAKRLVGNKMMGGQSTHIPFKINTAGVIPPIFASSLISFPAIIAGFVSVPWIQSFGKSLSPGSFSYTGLYVLLIVFFCFFYTAVVLNPTDIAENMQKYGGYIPGVRPGQKTVEYLYRVMNRITFVGALYLSIVCVIPELLIYQLHVPFYFGGTSLLIVIGVSLDTAQQIESYMMSRNYEGILKKTRIKGRTA; encoded by the coding sequence TTGCTCGCCCGTATACTGCATACCTTTGAAAATATTGGAAAAATATCAGAGCTGCGCCAGCGTATCCTTTTTACTATTGGCATGCTGGCCGTCTATCGTATTGGCGCCTATATTCCAACGCCAGGAGTAAATGGAAATGCTTTATCCCAATTTCTTCATCAAAATGGGGGAGCATTAATCGGTTTTTTTGATATGTTTTCCGGGGGAGCCCTTTCCCGCCTAACGATTTTTGCTTTAGGGATTATGCCATATATCTCAGCCTCTATTATTCTTCAGCTATTGACAGTCGTGCATCCGACATTACAGGCAATGGCGAAGGAAGGAGAAAGAGGTAGGAAAATCATCACCCGCTATACCCGTTATTTAACTGTTGTAATCGCTCTTGTTCAATCCTTTGGAATCGCCTTGGGGCTGGAAGGGATGAACAATGGTCAATTTGTTCCTCATCCAGGCTGGTCTTTCCGTTTTATAGTTGTTATCACATTAACAGCTGCAACAACTTTTGTGATGTGGATCGGTGAACAAATTACAGAAAGAGGCGTTGGTAACGGGATCAGTCTTATAATTTTTTCTGGTATTATAGCCAGATTACCGGCTGCTATTATCAATACTTACAAGTTATATAATCAGGGAGAGATCTCTGGCTTCTTAATTCTGGCTCTAATCGTAATGGTTTTTTTGATTGTTAGCTCGATCGTTTTTATTGAAACAGCAAGAAGAAAAATACCTATTCAATATGCTAAAAGGCTTGTTGGCAATAAAATGATGGGTGGGCAATCCACACATATTCCCTTCAAAATAAATACAGCGGGGGTTATCCCTCCGATTTTTGCAAGTTCTTTAATATCATTTCCGGCCATCATAGCAGGGTTTGTTTCAGTACCTTGGATTCAATCATTTGGAAAATCACTGTCTCCTGGTAGTTTTTCCTATACAGGCTTGTATGTTCTTTTGATTGTTTTCTTTTGTTTCTTTTATACAGCCGTAGTATTAAACCCTACTGATATAGCTGAAAACATGCAAAAGTATGGAGGATATATACCCGGCGTCAGACCTGGACAAAAGACTGTTGAATACCTCTATCGAGTTATGAACAGAATCACATTTGTCGGTGCTCTCTATCTTTCTATTGTTTGCGTTATTCCCGAGCTTCTCATATATCAACTGCATGTTCCTTTTTACTTTGGGGGAACATCCTTACTTATTGTTATAGGTGTCTCGTTGGATACCGCGCAACAAATTGAATCCTATATGATGTCTAGAAATTATGAAGGTATTCTGAAAAAAACTCGTATTAAAGGGAGGACTGCTTAA
- the rplO gene encoding 50S ribosomal protein L15 produces the protein MKIHDLYPAPGSNKRKKRVGRGPGSGHGKTSTKGHKGQHARSGGVKPPGFEGGQMPLILRIPKRGFKSPNKISASIFNIATLEEYEFPDLLVSADTLLKAGLVKPSVQRIKILAEGEPTKAYKIQDLEISKSAQEKIESAGGSVISTLN, from the coding sequence ATGAAAATTCATGATTTATATCCGGCACCAGGATCAAATAAACGGAAAAAAAGAGTAGGCCGCGGCCCCGGCTCAGGTCATGGCAAAACCTCTACAAAAGGGCATAAAGGTCAACACGCCAGATCAGGAGGTGTTAAACCACCTGGATTTGAAGGTGGTCAGATGCCTCTTATTCTTCGAATCCCTAAAAGAGGTTTTAAAAGCCCGAATAAAATATCCGCATCTATTTTTAATATAGCTACATTAGAGGAATATGAATTTCCGGATTTGCTTGTATCTGCAGACACACTGCTTAAAGCTGGTTTAGTAAAACCTAGTGTGCAGCGCATAAAAATATTGGCAGAAGGCGAACCTACCAAGGCGTATAAAATTCAAGACTTGGAGATTAGCAAGTCCGCCCAAGAAAAAATCGAATCAGCGGGTGGTTCTGTTATTTCTACCCTTAATTAA
- the rpmD gene encoding 50S ribosomal protein L30, whose protein sequence is MNNENTQLEITLRKSLIGTPMKIKKVLIALGLKHINQKVIHFASPSILGMIKKTQHMISVEHK, encoded by the coding sequence ATGAATAATGAAAATACTCAATTAGAAATAACATTAAGAAAAAGTCTAATTGGAACTCCAATGAAAATTAAGAAGGTATTGATAGCCTTGGGGCTTAAACACATTAACCAAAAGGTTATTCATTTTGCATCTCCTTCTATTCTCGGAATGATTAAAAAGACTCAACACATGATTTCAGTTGAACATAAGTAA
- the rpsE gene encoding 30S ribosomal protein S5: MIVQKIDQNSLKDKVVFINRVSKVVKGGKRFSFSALVVVGNGNGVVGFGKGKAGEVPDAIKKAVENAKKNLVSIPLKQTTVPHEVIGHFGAEDVLIKPASEGTGMIAGGAVRAVMEVLGVTNILCKSLGSGNPYNVVRATIEGLKKLRSYHDVMLERKSSA, translated from the coding sequence GTGATCGTTCAAAAAATTGACCAGAACTCTTTGAAGGATAAAGTAGTTTTTATTAATAGAGTCTCTAAAGTCGTTAAAGGTGGAAAACGCTTTTCTTTTTCGGCACTTGTTGTTGTAGGCAACGGAAATGGGGTTGTCGGTTTTGGTAAGGGTAAGGCAGGTGAAGTTCCGGATGCTATTAAAAAAGCAGTCGAAAATGCGAAAAAGAATCTCGTTTCCATCCCATTAAAACAAACGACTGTGCCTCATGAGGTCATCGGACATTTTGGAGCTGAAGATGTGCTGATTAAACCAGCTTCAGAAGGTACAGGAATGATTGCTGGTGGAGCCGTTCGGGCTGTTATGGAAGTTTTGGGGGTTACAAACATACTATGTAAATCACTTGGCTCAGGTAATCCTTATAACGTCGTAAGAGCTACTATTGAAGGGTTAAAAAAACTCAGAAGTTATCATGATGTAATGCTTGAAAGAAAAAGCTCCGCCTAA
- the rplR gene encoding 50S ribosomal protein L18, producing MVSKSNRLYIRKSKHERVRKKIKGTSERPRLTVFRSLKYIYAQLIDDTEGRTIVSASSLKGFSGSRDSAEIAKEVGKLIGKLALEKNIQKVVFDRSGYLYHGRIKALAEGARESGLQF from the coding sequence ATCGTGTCAAAAAGTAACCGTTTATACATAAGAAAATCGAAACATGAGAGAGTAAGAAAAAAAATAAAGGGAACTTCAGAGCGGCCGAGGTTAACAGTTTTCAGAAGCCTTAAGTATATTTATGCCCAATTAATAGATGATACCGAGGGACGTACAATTGTCTCTGCCTCTTCACTAAAAGGATTTTCCGGTTCCAGAGATTCCGCGGAAATAGCCAAAGAAGTGGGTAAATTAATAGGTAAGTTAGCATTGGAAAAGAATATACAAAAAGTGGTTTTTGATCGTAGTGGTTATCTTTACCACGGTCGGATTAAAGCGTTGGCTGAGGGTGCGAGAGAATCCGGTCTTCAATTTTAG
- the rplF gene encoding 50S ribosomal protein L6, with the protein MSRIGKMPIIIPSSVQAKEENGILTFKGPFGELKHKLPQGFSIEKQGNSLLLKRPSDDPGHKAFHGLHRTLIANKVKGVSEQFKKILELNGVGYRAQLNGATLSLSVGFTHTVEFTLPSLIKASIEKQTIITLSSPDKELLGQFAADVRSIRPPEPYKGKGIKYSGEKILRKEGKTGKK; encoded by the coding sequence ATGTCTCGTATAGGAAAAATGCCAATTATCATTCCTTCAAGTGTCCAGGCTAAGGAAGAGAATGGAATACTGACGTTTAAAGGTCCTTTTGGGGAATTAAAGCATAAATTACCCCAAGGTTTTTCAATTGAAAAACAAGGGAATTCACTTTTGCTGAAAAGACCTTCGGATGATCCTGGGCATAAGGCTTTTCACGGCTTACACCGTACCTTAATTGCCAATAAGGTCAAGGGAGTAAGTGAGCAGTTTAAAAAAATTCTTGAGCTAAATGGTGTCGGTTATAGAGCTCAGTTAAATGGTGCCACTTTAAGTTTAAGTGTGGGTTTTACGCATACTGTTGAATTCACTCTTCCATCTTTAATTAAAGCGTCAATTGAAAAGCAAACAATTATTACTTTGTCATCTCCGGATAAGGAATTGCTAGGACAATTCGCTGCAGATGTGCGCAGTATCAGACCTCCAGAGCCTTATAAAGGCAAAGGTATTAAATATAGTGGTGAAAAAATCCTTCGTAAAGAAGGTAAAACAGGTAAAAAGTAA
- the rpsH gene encoding 30S ribosomal protein S8, translating to MAMTDPIADLLTRIRNANMRLYERVSCQHSKIKEELLKILLEEGFISSFETLETDGKKDLHIKLKYVKDRERVLKGIKRISTPGLRVYRKAQDYKSLMGGVGITIISTSKGLMTDSKAKSLHIGGEVICQVW from the coding sequence ATGGCAATGACAGATCCGATTGCGGACTTGTTGACTCGGATACGGAACGCGAATATGCGTCTTTACGAAAGAGTCAGCTGTCAACACTCGAAAATAAAAGAAGAATTATTAAAAATTCTACTGGAAGAAGGGTTTATCTCTTCCTTTGAAACATTAGAGACAGATGGTAAAAAAGATCTTCATATCAAATTAAAGTATGTTAAAGATCGTGAAAGAGTATTAAAAGGTATTAAACGTATTTCTACCCCTGGTCTTAGGGTCTACAGAAAAGCCCAAGATTATAAATCGTTAATGGGGGGAGTCGGTATAACTATTATTTCAACCTCAAAAGGACTTATGACAGACTCCAAGGCAAAGTCCTTACATATAGGTGGTGAGGTAATTTGTCAAGTCTGGTAA
- a CDS encoding type Z 30S ribosomal protein S14: MSRKSLIVKWQRTPKFKVRHYSRCNLCGRPKGYIREFKLCRICFRNLALQGEIPGITKSSW, from the coding sequence TTGTCTCGTAAATCATTAATTGTAAAATGGCAACGAACCCCAAAATTTAAAGTCAGACATTATAGCAGATGCAATCTCTGTGGTAGACCTAAAGGTTATATAAGAGAGTTTAAACTCTGCCGAATTTGCTTTAGAAATTTAGCTCTTCAGGGTGAGATTCCAGGTATCACAAAGTCTTCTTGGTAA
- the rplE gene encoding 50S ribosomal protein L5 has translation MKTESASLPGSSAEPAPVPRLKKQYEESIRSALIKELSLKNIMEAPKLSKITINVGLGEAVANPKLLDSAVKELELISGQKAVKTKARKSIAGFKLREGMPIGSMVTLRGKKMWEFLDRFISIALPRIRDFKGLNDKSFDGRGNYTTGLKEQIIFPEIKYDEVSLFHGMDITFSTTARTDNEGRALLKHLGIPFKK, from the coding sequence ATTAAAACCGAAAGCGCAAGCCTCCCGGGGAGTTCTGCCGAGCCTGCTCCAGTTCCTCGCCTTAAGAAACAATATGAGGAGTCCATTCGAAGTGCATTAATCAAGGAATTGTCTCTAAAAAATATCATGGAGGCGCCTAAGCTCTCTAAAATAACAATTAATGTCGGGCTTGGAGAAGCTGTGGCAAACCCTAAGCTTTTAGATTCTGCGGTGAAAGAGTTAGAGCTTATTTCCGGGCAAAAAGCTGTAAAGACAAAAGCAAGAAAATCTATTGCAGGGTTTAAGCTCAGAGAAGGAATGCCTATAGGCTCGATGGTAACGCTTCGCGGCAAGAAAATGTGGGAATTCCTTGATAGATTCATTTCTATTGCACTTCCTCGGATTAGAGATTTTAAAGGATTGAACGACAAATCATTTGATGGTCGTGGAAATTATACAACTGGGCTCAAAGAGCAAATTATCTTTCCTGAAATTAAATATGATGAGGTTTCACTTTTTCATGGAATGGATATTACTTTTTCCACTACGGCTCGTACTGACAATGAAGGAAGAGCTTTGTTGAAGCATCTCGGTATTCCGTTTAAAAAGTAA
- the rplX gene encoding 50S ribosomal protein L24, translating into MKIKNSKQTQSSFPALRKNDKVKVISGKDRGKEGLILKIDRSSNRLIVENVNQITKAIKPDQNHPQGGFITKENYLRVSKVMLVCPGCHKPTRISHTILSDGKKVRVCKHCQEHIDK; encoded by the coding sequence ATGAAAATCAAAAACTCTAAACAAACTCAATCCTCTTTTCCTGCCCTTCGTAAGAACGATAAGGTAAAGGTTATTTCAGGAAAAGACAGAGGTAAAGAAGGCTTAATCCTGAAAATAGATCGATCTTCAAATAGACTGATTGTAGAAAATGTAAATCAGATCACCAAAGCTATTAAGCCAGATCAGAATCATCCTCAAGGTGGCTTTATTACAAAAGAAAATTATCTGCGGGTTTCAAAAGTTATGCTAGTTTGTCCTGGATGTCATAAACCTACTAGAATTTCTCACACGATTCTTTCAGACGGGAAAAAAGTTAGAGTTTGTAAGCATTGCCAGGAACACATCGACAAATAA
- the rplN gene encoding 50S ribosomal protein L14, whose protein sequence is MIQLRSILEVADNSGAKKVMCFHIMGGSRRRYASLGDTIVVSVKEATPNASVKKGDVAKAVVVRTVKEVRRIDGSYIRFDQNAAVLINAQGEPIGTRIFGPVARELRLRKFMKILSLAPEVI, encoded by the coding sequence ATGATCCAGTTAAGATCAATCCTAGAAGTTGCAGATAATTCAGGTGCAAAAAAAGTAATGTGCTTTCACATTATGGGAGGAAGCCGAAGACGCTATGCATCTTTGGGGGATACGATAGTTGTTTCAGTAAAAGAAGCAACCCCGAATGCCTCTGTTAAAAAAGGAGATGTAGCGAAGGCTGTGGTAGTTAGAACAGTTAAAGAGGTCAGGCGCATTGATGGATCGTATATAAGATTTGATCAAAATGCTGCCGTTTTAATAAATGCACAAGGTGAGCCTATAGGAACTCGTATTTTTGGTCCAGTAGCTCGTGAACTCCGCCTCAGAAAATTTATGAAAATACTTTCTTTGGCTCCAGAAGTTATTTAG
- the rpsQ gene encoding 30S ribosomal protein S17 produces the protein MSDHLTPKSDKSKKISQAQGVVVGNKMMKTVVVEIQRRVLHPLYHKVVSRRTRIKAHTQDPIEIGSVVEIISTRPISKDKSHRVLRVVSTPKIVN, from the coding sequence ATGTCTGACCATCTCACGCCAAAATCAGATAAGTCGAAAAAAATTTCTCAAGCTCAAGGTGTTGTTGTTGGCAATAAAATGATGAAAACGGTCGTTGTCGAAATTCAAAGACGGGTCCTTCATCCTTTGTATCACAAAGTTGTTTCGAGGCGAACCAGAATTAAGGCGCATACTCAAGATCCTATTGAAATTGGCTCTGTCGTTGAAATTATATCAACTCGTCCGATTAGCAAAGACAAGAGCCATCGTGTGCTAAGAGTGGTTTCAACCCCTAAGATTGTTAATTGA
- the rpmC gene encoding 50S ribosomal protein L29: protein MKVSDIKSLSESEILDKIKELRRELLMLRIQRVNGRLDKPHLLKEYKKDVSRMLTILTERKMLKNV from the coding sequence GTGAAGGTATCCGATATTAAATCTCTTTCTGAATCTGAGATTTTAGACAAGATAAAAGAATTGCGGAGAGAATTACTAATGCTTCGAATTCAACGCGTAAACGGTCGGCTGGACAAGCCACATCTTTTAAAAGAATACAAGAAAGATGTTTCTAGAATGCTAACGATCCTGACAGAGAGGAAGATGTTAAAAAATGTCTGA
- the rplP gene encoding 50S ribosomal protein L16, whose amino-acid sequence MLSPKKVKHRKMMKGNLKGKAYRGSELAFGDYGLKALEPVWLTARQIEAGRIAITRYVKRGGKVWIRVFPDKPITKKPAETRMGSGKGNPEYWVAVIKPGRIIFEMEGVSPEIAQEALRLASYKMPMATKIVTRGEEA is encoded by the coding sequence ATGTTAAGTCCAAAAAAAGTAAAACATAGAAAGATGATGAAGGGAAACCTCAAAGGGAAGGCATATAGAGGTTCCGAGTTAGCTTTTGGAGATTATGGTTTAAAGGCGTTGGAGCCAGTTTGGTTAACAGCCCGACAAATTGAAGCAGGCCGAATTGCTATTACTCGATATGTTAAGCGCGGTGGTAAAGTTTGGATTCGCGTATTTCCAGATAAACCAATTACTAAAAAACCAGCAGAAACTCGTATGGGTTCGGGTAAAGGAAATCCAGAATATTGGGTAGCAGTTATTAAACCAGGCCGAATTATCTTTGAAATGGAAGGGGTCTCCCCCGAAATTGCACAAGAAGCATTAAGGTTGGCCTCATATAAAATGCCTATGGCAACAAAGATTGTAACCAGAGGTGAAGAAGCGTGA